In the Gossypium raimondii isolate GPD5lz chromosome 9, ASM2569854v1, whole genome shotgun sequence genome, one interval contains:
- the LOC105799922 gene encoding probable anion transporter 3, chloroplastic, whose translation MAAESMLLHSSYSSTKPRCYLSNPEPCWTESRTTNLRFERKVVLGKQVKWESLGLTSRREFSKKERGGVVRCTAEGIERRMLIPGEATVRVPERFKVVALMACVMCLCNADRVVMSVAIVPLADKLGWSSSFLGIVQSSFLWGYIFSSVIGGALVDKYGGKRVMAWGVALWSLATLLTPWAANHSTFALLAIRAFFGLAEGVALPSMSTILSRWFPGHERASAVGFSMAGFHLGNVVGLILTPIMLSTIGIAAPFILFSSLGLLWLSSWVYKVTSDPRESPFITKSELTSIQAGKTDPPTTTAEFPPIGLLLSKLPTWAIIFANVTNNWGYFVLLSWMPVYFKTVFNVNLKQAAWFSAVPWGTMAVSGYIAGAISDSLVKAGYSITSVRKIMQSIGFIGPGVSLLCLNFAKSPEMAAVCITAALSLSSFSQAGFLLNMQDIAPQYAGFLHGIANSAGTLAAIISTIGTGYFVQWLGSFQAFLSLTACLYFITTIFWNLFATGERVF comes from the exons ATGGCCGCCGAATCTATGCTGCTTCATTCTTCTTATTCTTCCACCAAACCTCGTTGTTATTTGAGCAATCCTGAACCATGTTGGACCGAATCCAGGACAACCAACCTCCGGTTTGAGCGTAAAGTGGTGCTTGGAAAGCAGGTCAAATGGGAGAGCTTGGGGTTAACATCAAGAAGAGAGTTTTCGAAGAAGGAGAGAGGAGGAGTGGTGAGATGCACGGCGGAGGGGATAGAAAGAAGGATGTTGATCCCCGGGGAAGCCACCGTGAGGGTACCGGAAAGGTTCAAGGTGGTGGCTTTAATGGCTTGTGTTATGTGTTTATGTAATGCTGATAGAGTTGTTATGTCAGTTGCCATTGTTCCTCTCGCCGATAAGCTTGGTTGGTCCAGTTCTTTCCTCGGCATTGTTCAG TCATCTTTCCTTTGGGGATACATATTCTCTTCTGTGATTGGAGGAGCTTTGGTGGACAAGTATGGAGGCAAACGAGTGATGGCGTGGGGTGTGGCCTTGTGGTCTTTGGCTACACTTCTCACCCCATGGGCTGCCAATCACTCCACCTTTGCTCTCTTGGCCATTCGTGCCTTCTTTGGTCTAGCTGAAGGCGTTGCCCTTCCCTCCATGAGCACCATCTTATCTAG GTGGTTTCCAGGGCATGAAAGAGCAAGTGCAGTTGGATTTTCCATGGCTGGATTTCATCTTGGAAACGTTGTGGGCTTAATTCTGACACCAATCATGTTGTCTACCATTGGAATTGCTGCGCCTTTCATTCTCTTTTCATCTCTTGGGTTGCTATGGTTGTCATCATGGGTTTATAAAGTTACAAGTGATCCCAGAGAAAGTCCTTTTATCACCAAATCTGAGCTAACATCAATCCAGGCTGGTAAAACTGATCCTCCCACAACTACAGCTGAGTTTCCACCTATAGGCCTCCTCCTATCAAAGTTACCCACATGGGCAATCATATTCGCTAATGTAACCAACAATTGG GGATACTTTGTTCTTCTCTCATGGATGCCAGTTTATTTCAAGACT GTGTTTAATGTGAACTTGAAACAAGCAGCTTGGTTTAGTGCGGTTCCATGGGGTACAATGGCTGTTTCAGGTTACATTGCAGGAGCGATATCGGATTCTCTAGTCAAGGCAGGCTACTCTATAACATCCGTTCGGAAGATCATGCAG TCTATAGGCTTCATCGGCCCTGGAGTGTCCCTGCTCTGCCTGAATTTTGCAAAGTCACCTGAAATGGCTGCTGTATGTATCACCGCAGCCCTGAGCTTGAGTTCTTTTAGCCAAGCTGGTTTTCTTCTCAATATGCAA GATATTGCACCTCAATATGCAGGATTTCTCCATG GCATAGCAAATTCAGCAGGGACATTGGCAGCCATAATCAGCACCATAGGAACCGGCTATTTTGTACAGTGGTTAGGATCTTTCCAAGCATTCCTCAGTTTAACAGCTTGCCTGTATTTCATTACAACCATTTTCTGGAACCTCTTTGCAACTGGGGAGCGAGTTTTCTAG
- the LOC105799920 gene encoding uncharacterized protein LOC105799920, producing the protein MNFRSLEDFWAFYVNQHSKPSTRRWHFAGTLMSIVLFIYSMLFNWWFLVFVPICGYGFAWYSHFFVEGNVPATFGHPFWSLLCDFRMFGLMLTGKMDREIKRLGKRPILQGF; encoded by the coding sequence ATGAATTTCAGGAGCCTGGAGGACTTTTGGGCCTTTTATGTGAATCAGCACTCGAAACCATCGACAAGACGCTGGCACTTTGCTGGCACACTCATGAGTATTGTGTTGTTTATATATTCTATGTTGTTTAACTGGTGGTTCTTGGTGTTTGTGCCAATATGTGGTTATGGATTTGCCTGGTACAGTCATTTCTTTGTGGAAGGGAATGTTCCTGCCACTTTTGGGCATCCCTTTTGGTCCCTTTTATGTGACTTCAGGATGTTTGGGTTGATGCTTACTGGGAAAATGGATAGAGAGATCAAGAGGCTTGGAAAGAGACCTATCTTACAGGGCTTCTGA
- the LOC105799919 gene encoding protein DEFECTIVE IN EXINE FORMATION 1 isoform X2, whose protein sequence is MRLLEIRVFWILFLLISRSGFSLGEDSNNKFRQRKATDDELGYPDMDEDASLNTQCPRNLELRWQTEVSSSIYATPLIADINSDGKLDIVVPSFLHYLEVLEGSDGDKMPGWPAFHQSTVHSSPLLYDIDKDGVREIALATYNGEVLFFRVSGYLMTDKLEVPRRKVRKDWHVGLHPDPVDRSHPDVDDDLLIQEAAKMNAVNQTNKTIPESNLAEPTLIGNHSSKVNLSEAVNEKKTNGSQIEDTIKLPTSVDNPSGNTGSVGSNETHTKTSSGRRLLEDDTSKGSQEGSSDSKENAKEATVENDQGLEADADSSFDLFRDSDELADEYNYDYDDYVDESMWGDEEWVEGQHEKLEDYVNIDSHILSTPVIADIDNDGVSEMIVAVSYFFDHEYYDNPEHMKELGDIDIGKYVAGGIVVFNLDTKQVKWTKDLDLSTDTADFHAHIYSSPNVVDLDGDGNLDILVGTSFGLFYVLDHHGNVREKFPLEMAEIQSAVIAADINDDGKIELVTTDTHGNAAAWTAQGKEIWQVHVKSLIPQGPAVGDVDGDGHTDVVIPTLSGNIYVLSGKDGSVVRPYPYRTHGRVMNQVLLVDLSKRGEKSKGLTIVTTSFDGYLYLIDGPTSCADVVDIGETSYSMVLADNVDGGDDLDLIVTTMNGNVFCFSTPAPHHPLKAWRSNNQGRNNVANRYNREGVYVTHSSRAFRDEEGKSFWVEIEIVDKHRYPSGFQAPYNVTTTLLVPGNYQGERRIKQSQIFERPGKYRIKLPTVGVRTTGTVVVEMVDKNGLYFSDDFSLTFHMYYYKLLKWLLVIPMLGMFAVLVIFRPQEAMPLPSFSRNTDL, encoded by the exons ATGAGACTCTTGGAGATTAGGGTTTTTTGGATACTCTTCCTTTTGATTAGTCGCTCCGGTTTCTCTCTCGGTGAGGACTCCAATAATAAATTCCGTCAACGAAAGGCCACCGATGACGAGCTTGGTTATCCCGATAT GGATGAAGATGCCTCGTTGAACACACAATGCCCTAGAAATTTAGAACTTAGATGGCAAACGGAGGTCAGCTCCAGCATTTATGCAACTCCGTTAATCGCTGATATCAATAG TGATGGGAAGCTTGATATAGTGGTTCCTTCTTTCCTTCACTACCTTGAAGTTCTAGAAGGTTCTGATGGCGACAAAATGCCAG GTTGGCCTGCTTTTCACCAGTCAACCGTGCATTCTAGTCCTCTCTTGTATGATATTGATAAAGATGGTGTGAGGGAAATTGCTCTAGCTACCTACAATGGTGAAGTGCTTTTTTTCAG GGTTTCAGGGTACTTGATGACTGATAAATTGGAGGTACCTCGTAGAAAAGTTCGAAAAGATTGGCATGTGGGGTTGCATCCTGATCCGGTGGACCGTTCTCATCCAGATGTTGATGATGATTTACTAATCCAGGAGGCTGCTAAAATGAATGCTGTGAACC aaacaaataaaactatACCTGAATCTAACCTCGCTGAGCCAACACTAATAGGCAACCACTCTAGCAAGGTTAACTTGTCTGAGGCagtgaatgaaaagaaaacgaATGGAAGTCAAATAGAAGATACCATCAAGCTGCCTACTAGTGTTGATAATCCTTCTGGGAACACTGGATCAGTGGGAAGCAATGAAACGCATACGAAAACAAGTTCTGGGAGACGCCTTCTAGAAGATGACACTTCAAAAGGTTCCCAGGAAGGTAGCTCTGATTCAAAAGAGAATGCTAAGGAAGCTACCGTGGAAAATGATCAAGGGTTAGAAGCAGATGCAGATTCATCTTTTGATTTATTCCGTGATAGTGATGAGTTGGCTGATGAATATAACTATGATTATGATGATTATGTTGATGAGTCCATGTGGGGAGATGAGGAATGGGTGGAAGGACAACATGAGAAACTGGAGGATTATGTGAATATTGATTCTCACATCTTGTCTACTCCT GTCATAGCAGACATTGATAATGATGGTGTATCAGAAATGATTGTTGCTGTTTCCTACTTTTTTGATCATGA GTACTATGACAACCCTGAGCATATGAAGGAACTTGGAGATATTGATATTGGAAAATACGTTGCTGGTGGTATTGTTGTATTCAATCTTGATACAAAGCAGGTTAAGTGGACAAAAGATTTAGATTTGAGCACAGATACTGCCGACTTCCATGCACATATATACTCTTCACCAAATGTTGTTGATTTGGATGGTGATGGAAACTTGGACATCCTTGTGGGAACTTCATTTGGTTTGTTCTATGTATTGGATCACCATG GAAATGTCAGAGAAAAGTTTCCTCTTGAAATGGCAGAAATTCAAAGTGCTGTAATTGCAGCTGATATCAATGATGATGGCAAGATAGAGCTAGTGACGACAGATACACATGGGAATGCTGCTGCATGGACTGCACAAGGGAAAGAAATTTGGCAAGTTCACGTGAAGAGTCTAATTCCCCAG GGTCCTGCTGTTGGTGATGTTGATGGAGATGGCCACACAGATGTTGTAATTCCCACATTATCGGGGAATATTTATGTTCTGAGTGGAAAGGATGGTTCAGTGGTTCGTCCATATCCGTATAGAACTCATGGGAGAGTAATGAATCAAGTTCTTCTAGTGGACTTAAGTAAACGAGGGGAGAAAAGCAAGGGACTCACTATTGTTACAACATCCTTCGATGGTTATCTGTATCTGATAGATGGACCAACATCATGTGCTGACGTTGTAGATATCGGTGAAACTTC GTATAGCATGGTGTTAGCAGACAATGTTGATGGTGGTGATGATCTAGATCTTATCGTTACAACTATGAATGGAAATGTCTTTTGCTTCTCGACCCCTGCCCCGCATCATCCTCTCAAG gCATGGAGATCAAATAACCAAGGAAGAAACAATGTCGCAAACAGGTACAACCGTGAGGGCGTCTACGTTACCCATTCATCCCGAGCTTTCCGTGATGAGGAAGGCAAAAGCTTCTGGGTGGAGATTGAGATTGTGGATAAACATAGATATCCTTCAGGGTTCCAAGCACCTTATAATGTCACA ACAACATTGTTAGTCCCGGGTAACTACCAAGGAGAAAGAAGGATAAAGCAAAGCCAGATCTTTGAGCGTCCGGGAAAATATCGGATTAAACTTCCAACGGTAGGGGTGAGGACTACAGGGACTGTTGTTGTGGAAATGGTTGATAAAAACGGACTCTATTTCTCAGACGACTTCTCCCTCACATTCCATATGTATTACTACAAACTGCTGAAGTGGCTTCTTGTCATACCAATGCTTGGGATGTTCGCTGTGCTAGTCATCTTTCGCCCACAGGAAGCCATGCCTTTGCCGTCATTCTCCCGAAACACTGACTTGTGA
- the LOC105799919 gene encoding protein DEFECTIVE IN EXINE FORMATION 1 isoform X1, with translation MRLLEIRVFWILFLLISRSGFSLGEDSNNKFRQRKATDDELGYPDMDEDASLNTQCPRNLELRWQTEVSSSIYATPLIADINSDGKLDIVVPSFLHYLEVLEGSDGDKMPGWPAFHQSTVHSSPLLYDIDKDGVREIALATYNGEVLFFRVSGYLMTDKLEVPRRKVRKDWHVGLHPDPVDRSHPDVDDDLLIQEAAKMNAVNQTNKTIPESNLAEPTLIGNHSSKVNLSEAVNEKKTNGSQIEDTIKLPTSVDNPSGNTGSVGSNETHTKTSSGRRLLEDDTSKGSQEGSSDSKENAKEATVENDQGLEADADSSFDLFRDSDELADEYNYDYDDYVDESMWGDEEWVEGQHEKLEDYVNIDSHILSTPVIADIDNDGVSEMIVAVSYFFDHEYYDNPEHMKELGDIDIGKYVAGGIVVFNLDTKQVKWTKDLDLSTDTADFHAHIYSSPNVVDLDGDGNLDILVGTSFGLFYVLDHHGNVREKFPLEMAEIQSAVIAADINDDGKIELVTTDTHGNAAAWTAQGKEIWQVHVKSLIPQGPAVGDVDGDGHTDVVIPTLSGNIYVLSGKDGSVVRPYPYRTHGRVMNQVLLVDLSKRGEKSKGLTIVTTSFDGYLYLIDGPTSCADVVDIGETSYSMVLADNVDGGDDLDLIVTTMNGNVFCFSTPAPHHPLKAWRSNNQGRNNVANRYNREGVYVTHSSRAFRDEEGKSFWVEIEIVDKHRYPSGFQAPYNVTVSRHFTHKSLKVIQTTLLVPGNYQGERRIKQSQIFERPGKYRIKLPTVGVRTTGTVVVEMVDKNGLYFSDDFSLTFHMYYYKLLKWLLVIPMLGMFAVLVIFRPQEAMPLPSFSRNTDL, from the exons ATGAGACTCTTGGAGATTAGGGTTTTTTGGATACTCTTCCTTTTGATTAGTCGCTCCGGTTTCTCTCTCGGTGAGGACTCCAATAATAAATTCCGTCAACGAAAGGCCACCGATGACGAGCTTGGTTATCCCGATAT GGATGAAGATGCCTCGTTGAACACACAATGCCCTAGAAATTTAGAACTTAGATGGCAAACGGAGGTCAGCTCCAGCATTTATGCAACTCCGTTAATCGCTGATATCAATAG TGATGGGAAGCTTGATATAGTGGTTCCTTCTTTCCTTCACTACCTTGAAGTTCTAGAAGGTTCTGATGGCGACAAAATGCCAG GTTGGCCTGCTTTTCACCAGTCAACCGTGCATTCTAGTCCTCTCTTGTATGATATTGATAAAGATGGTGTGAGGGAAATTGCTCTAGCTACCTACAATGGTGAAGTGCTTTTTTTCAG GGTTTCAGGGTACTTGATGACTGATAAATTGGAGGTACCTCGTAGAAAAGTTCGAAAAGATTGGCATGTGGGGTTGCATCCTGATCCGGTGGACCGTTCTCATCCAGATGTTGATGATGATTTACTAATCCAGGAGGCTGCTAAAATGAATGCTGTGAACC aaacaaataaaactatACCTGAATCTAACCTCGCTGAGCCAACACTAATAGGCAACCACTCTAGCAAGGTTAACTTGTCTGAGGCagtgaatgaaaagaaaacgaATGGAAGTCAAATAGAAGATACCATCAAGCTGCCTACTAGTGTTGATAATCCTTCTGGGAACACTGGATCAGTGGGAAGCAATGAAACGCATACGAAAACAAGTTCTGGGAGACGCCTTCTAGAAGATGACACTTCAAAAGGTTCCCAGGAAGGTAGCTCTGATTCAAAAGAGAATGCTAAGGAAGCTACCGTGGAAAATGATCAAGGGTTAGAAGCAGATGCAGATTCATCTTTTGATTTATTCCGTGATAGTGATGAGTTGGCTGATGAATATAACTATGATTATGATGATTATGTTGATGAGTCCATGTGGGGAGATGAGGAATGGGTGGAAGGACAACATGAGAAACTGGAGGATTATGTGAATATTGATTCTCACATCTTGTCTACTCCT GTCATAGCAGACATTGATAATGATGGTGTATCAGAAATGATTGTTGCTGTTTCCTACTTTTTTGATCATGA GTACTATGACAACCCTGAGCATATGAAGGAACTTGGAGATATTGATATTGGAAAATACGTTGCTGGTGGTATTGTTGTATTCAATCTTGATACAAAGCAGGTTAAGTGGACAAAAGATTTAGATTTGAGCACAGATACTGCCGACTTCCATGCACATATATACTCTTCACCAAATGTTGTTGATTTGGATGGTGATGGAAACTTGGACATCCTTGTGGGAACTTCATTTGGTTTGTTCTATGTATTGGATCACCATG GAAATGTCAGAGAAAAGTTTCCTCTTGAAATGGCAGAAATTCAAAGTGCTGTAATTGCAGCTGATATCAATGATGATGGCAAGATAGAGCTAGTGACGACAGATACACATGGGAATGCTGCTGCATGGACTGCACAAGGGAAAGAAATTTGGCAAGTTCACGTGAAGAGTCTAATTCCCCAG GGTCCTGCTGTTGGTGATGTTGATGGAGATGGCCACACAGATGTTGTAATTCCCACATTATCGGGGAATATTTATGTTCTGAGTGGAAAGGATGGTTCAGTGGTTCGTCCATATCCGTATAGAACTCATGGGAGAGTAATGAATCAAGTTCTTCTAGTGGACTTAAGTAAACGAGGGGAGAAAAGCAAGGGACTCACTATTGTTACAACATCCTTCGATGGTTATCTGTATCTGATAGATGGACCAACATCATGTGCTGACGTTGTAGATATCGGTGAAACTTC GTATAGCATGGTGTTAGCAGACAATGTTGATGGTGGTGATGATCTAGATCTTATCGTTACAACTATGAATGGAAATGTCTTTTGCTTCTCGACCCCTGCCCCGCATCATCCTCTCAAG gCATGGAGATCAAATAACCAAGGAAGAAACAATGTCGCAAACAGGTACAACCGTGAGGGCGTCTACGTTACCCATTCATCCCGAGCTTTCCGTGATGAGGAAGGCAAAAGCTTCTGGGTGGAGATTGAGATTGTGGATAAACATAGATATCCTTCAGGGTTCCAAGCACCTTATAATGTCACAGTAAGCCGCCATTTCACACACAAATCGCTAAAAGTGATTCAG ACAACATTGTTAGTCCCGGGTAACTACCAAGGAGAAAGAAGGATAAAGCAAAGCCAGATCTTTGAGCGTCCGGGAAAATATCGGATTAAACTTCCAACGGTAGGGGTGAGGACTACAGGGACTGTTGTTGTGGAAATGGTTGATAAAAACGGACTCTATTTCTCAGACGACTTCTCCCTCACATTCCATATGTATTACTACAAACTGCTGAAGTGGCTTCTTGTCATACCAATGCTTGGGATGTTCGCTGTGCTAGTCATCTTTCGCCCACAGGAAGCCATGCCTTTGCCGTCATTCTCCCGAAACACTGACTTGTGA
- the LOC105799918 gene encoding E3 ubiquitin-protein ligase HAKAI homolog has product MLQIRLSKGSSSDAGGSVKPLPVETVTVACPDHLVLADLPVAKSIGAATSSTHVKTVGRRSRRQLGERVHFCVRCDFPIAIYGRLSPCEHAFCLDCARSDSICYLCDDRIQKIQTIKIMEGIYICAAPHCLKSFLKKTDFESHIHASHTDLLQPNSEKEDGKESEVQSGNQPTGSDSTVRGPPRPAISPGSNPQLHDTDDKARWQQPREQLPPRPMMPKGPPVDNNQPPGFDRAGPHNHFQQGFDRQGTPQPESSQFSDKPQGLLSENQFPEYPPMHSMQPPNFAMPMNSNPMLTPYGIPPFPTDGAQQFYGAPYEMARQSSAPGVGSEQGSFMGYPPGPMGGVNYPAAYPQPWNGGQPGVRFEATPGSHMMADSFANYQGDYGRNPGGLPMIPSQQSANKGMEAVQGSNAMDPRDGAGILAPQPMQVQPPPPPHPHHMPQHKRGKFHSGDMGRDAQGFGWQQENRDGFAGSQD; this is encoded by the exons ATGCTTCAAATCAGACTAAGCAAGGGCTCCTCCTCGGATGCCGGCGGTTCCGTTAAGCCATTGCCCGTTGAGACGGTGACGGTGGCCTGCCCCGACCATCTCGTTCTCGCCGACCTACCCGTTGCCAAGAGCATTGGTGCCGCTACCTCCTCCACTCACGTGAAGACCGTCGGTCGGAGATCCCGCCGCCAGCTTGGCGAGCGAGTCCACTTCTGCGTTCGCTGCGATTTTCCGATAGCGATTTACGGCCGCTTG AGTCCTTGTGAGCATGCTTTCTGCCTTGATTGCGCGAGGAGCGATTCGATTTGCTATCT TTGTGATGATCGTATACAGAAGATTCAGACAATCAAGATAATGGAGGGGATATACATCTGTGCAGCTCCTCATTGTCTTAAATCGTTTTTGAAGAAGACTGACTTTGAATCTCATATACATGCAAGCCACACTGACCTTTTACAGCCTAATTCCGAGAAGGAAGATGGTAAAGAATCAGAGGTTCAGAGTGGTAACCAACCTACAGGTTCAGATTCCACTGTTCGAGGTCCTCCAAGGCCTGCCATTTCTCCTGGTTCAAACCCACAGCTTCATGATACTGACGACAAAGCTCGTTGGCAGCAGCCGAGGGAACAACTGCCTCCAAGGCCAATGATGCCGAAGGGACCACCAGTAGACAATAACCAACCCCCAGGCTTTGACAGGGCTGGCCCTCACAACCACTTTCAGCAAGGCTTTGACAGGCAGGGCACCCCACAACCAGAATCAAGTCAGTTTTCAGACAAACCACAGGGACTTTTATCTGAGAATCAGTTTCCTGAATACCCGCCAATGCATTCCATGCAACCGCCTAATTTTGCTATGCCAATGAATTCAAACCCTATGTTAACTCCATATGGTATTCCTCCATTTCCAACTGATGGGGCTCAACAGTTTTATGGTGCTCCCTATGAGATGGCTCGGCAGAGTTCAGCTCCAGGTGTTGGTTCCGAACAGGGATCTTTTATGGGTTACCCGCCAGGTCCAATGGGGGGTGTAAATTACCCAGCAGCTTATCCTCAGCCCTGGAACGGAGGGCAACCTGGTGTCCGTTTTGAAGCCACACCAGGTAGTCACATGATGGCagacagttttgcaaattatcAAGGTGATTATGGTCGAAATCCTGGAGGTTTACCAATGATTCCTTCCCAACAATCAGCCAACAAAGGGATGGAAGCTGTGCAGGGCAGTAATGCCATGGACCCCAGGGATGGCGCAGGTATATTGGCACCACAGCCTATGCAGGTTCAGCCACCACCTCCCCCACATCCACATCATATGCCACAACATAAACGAGGCAAGTTCCACTCGGGTGATATGGGTCGTGATGCACAAGGGTTTGGTTGGCAGCAAGAGAACCGTGATGGCTTTGCAGGTAGCCAGGACTAG